One Candidatus Nitronauta litoralis genomic window, TTGACCCCTCCGGAAGAAGAAAACGATTCTGATAAACCAGAGTCAAAGGAAAAATCGGACGATTTAAAATTTTAGGAGCGTGAATGTCCGGAGAAAATCCATTACACCATTTTGAATTGCATCCCCTGGTGGAACTGCACCTGGGGGGTCTAGATATATCGATCAACAAAGCAATCATTGCGATGTGGATCGGGCTGGCTCTTGTGTATTTGTTTTTTATGCTTGTGGTCAGCAAGGGAGTGAAACTGGTTCCCGGTAAGTTGCAAAGCGTTGGGGAGGTGGCGCTGGAGTTTATTCGTGGAATGACGGACGAATTCATCGGCGAAGAAGGCAAAAAATATTTTCATTTTATTGCTGCATTATTCTTCTTTATATTCGCGTGCAACTTCATTGGACTGGTTCCCGGTTCCTATACCATTACAAGTCAACTGGTCGTCACTGGTGCATTTTCTGTTCTGATTTTCATCATGACCCTGCTCATTGGTTTCGCCAAGCATGGTCTTCATTTTCTGGGAATTCTGGTTCCACCGGGAGTCCCCAAGATCATGATTCCGTTTATGGTGATTGTTGAAACGATCAGCCTGTTGGCACGGCCGATTTCACTTTCCGTCCGTTTGTTTGCCAACATGACGGCAGGGCATACTGTCTTGGGCGTTTTGTTTGCGTTAACCATGTCTGCACCAATCTGGATTGGCTGGTTGCCATTCGGGTTTACTGTCATCATCAATGTCCTGGAAATGGCGATTGCGCTGATCCAGGCTTACATATTTGCAACACTGACTTGCGTGTACATCGGAGATGTCATCAAGTTACACTGATTGAATCCTTAAAGAATAGGAGAGGATAGGATGGAAGCATCAGCAGCTGCGTATTTGGGAATGGGATTGTGTGCTGCCGGGTTTTTTGGCGCCGCTCTCGGGATCGCTTACATATTTGCGAAGACGATCGAAACCGTAGGCCGTCAGCCCAACGCCGAAGCCCGTGTGGCCAAGTACTGCTGGATCGGGTTTGCACTCGTGGAAGCCGTCGCGCTCTATGCGCTGGTCCTGGCGTTTATTTTGATGGGGAAAGCATAAGCTAATCCGGTGGGCTCCATTTCAGGAGACGACCGAATGTTAACCTCCAACTTAAACGTAAATAAATATGCCACAGTTTGAACAAACAGCAGTCTTTACCCCCCTGCTTTTTTGGTCTCTTATTTCCTTTGCAATATTTCTCTTTCTGCTTTGGAAGTTTGCTTTTCCGCCTATTTTAAAGGCTCTGGAAGAGCGAACCTCCAAAATCCGGACGGATATCCAGTCTGCAGAGAATCTGAAGGTTGAAGCAGAGAAACTGAAACTGGATTTTGAAGCCCAGTTGAAAACCGCCCAGGAAAAGGCGGCGACCATTGTTTCTCTTGCACAGGAAGAGGCCAGGAAAATTTCGGAAAAAACTATCAGCGATACTCAGGCCAAATGCCGTCAAATTCAAAAAGATGCAGAACATGAAATTCTCACCTCACGCAACCAACTGATGAGTGAAATCAGGGACTACATTTCAGTCCTGACGGTTGCGTCTACTGAGAAAGTATTGCGCCGGACTTTGAGCGACGATGACAAGAAGCGTTTGATCGATGAATCGATTGAGGAAGTTCTGAGTAATCTGGAGCAAAACGCCTGATTAAAGTTGTTTCAGGATTTAAGGTGTGGGTAATAAGACATGATTGAAAATCAGATTGGTAAAAGATTTGCCGAAGCGTTGTCCGATTCTATTTCAGAATCGAGTCAGTTGAATGCGGCTCTGGAATCGCTGACAAATATAGGCGAAGCATTTAGCCTGGATCCCAACCTCTATCGATTTTTTATTCATCCTTCTTTTCCGGATGAAAAAAAAGAGGCGATGGTCGGGGAAATGTGCGACCGCACCAAAGCTCCGGATCAGGTCCGTAAACTGATGGCGCTGTTGGTTCAACGTCAAAAAATGCCATTCGTGAAACATATTGCAACCTACTTCCAGGGGTTTGTCGATCAACGCCTGGGCCAGGTTCGTGTCAAAGTTATATCAGCCAGCCCCCTTGGGCAGGCTGAACTGGATAAATTAAAAACTTCGCTGGATCGCCAACTGGGTAAAACCGCTATCCTTGAAACCTCTGTAGATGAGGGATTGATTGGCGGGATTCGCCTGCTGGTGGGAAGCCGTGTGGTGGATGCCACCATTAAAAACAGGCTGGAGCAATTAAAACGCGTGATCCGTAATGAGGAGGCCTTAAGTGAGCTTGCGAGCTGATGAGATCAGTTCTCTGATCCAAAAACAAATTGAAGGATTTGACGAGGGAATTGAGCTCAAGGAAACCGGTCGGGTAATTTCGGTTGGTGATGGTATTGCCCGTATTTATGGCCTTGAAGATGCCATGGCGGGTGAACTGGTTCTTTTCCCCAATGACCTGTATGGAATGGTCCTGAACCTTGAGGAGGACAACATCGGTGCGGTCCTTATGGGATTCGATTCCCATGTCAAGGAAGGCGACGAGGTAAAACGAACCGGCCGTATCATGGAAGTTCCGGTGGGTATGGAACTCGTTGGGCGTGTTGTGAATGGCATCGGACAGCCCATTGATGGAAAAGGGCCTCTGAACACAACTCAAACAGGCCCGATTGAGAGAATCGCTCCCGGCGTTATTGATCGTAAATCGGTGCATGAGCCAATGCAGACCGGTATTAAAGCGATCGACGGTATGATCCCGATTGGACGCGGGCAGCGTGAACTCATCATCGGCGACAGGCAGACCGGAAAAACTGCTGTAGCCCTCGATACGATCATTAACCAAAAAGGGCAGAACGTTTACTGCATTTACGTTGCGATCGGTCAAAAAAGATCCACCGTTGCGCGTGTTGTGAAAACACTCGAAGAACACGATGCCATGAAGTACACCGTAGTGGTTGCTGCAACCGCCAGTGACCCTGCACCGATGCAGTTTGTTGCTCCCTATTGTGGTTGTGCTATCGGTGAATACTTCCGTGACAACGGCATGCACGCCCTCATCGTTTACGATGATCTGTCAAAACAGGCAGCGGCATATCGTCAGTTGTCCCTTTTGCTGAGACGACCTCCTGGACGTGAAGCGTACCCGGGTGATGTTTTCTATGTTCATTCACGGTTGCTTGAACGCTCGGCGAAACTGAGCGATGATCTGGGTGCGGGTTCAATGACGGCACTGCCCATTATTGAAACCCAGGCTGGGGATGTCTCCGCTTACATTCCGACAAACGTGATTTCAATTACGGATGGACAAATTTATCTCGAATCAGATCTGTTTTTCTCCGGTGTCCGACCGGCGATTAATGTGGGACTCTCAGTTTCTCGTGTTGGTGGTTCCGCTCAGATCAAAGGCATGAAGCAGGTTGCGGGTCAGTTGAGACTGGATCTTGCCCAGTACCGCGAAATGGCAGCTTTCGCCCAGTTTGGCAGTGACCTTGATCCTGCAACACAAGCACAGCTTAGCCGGGGTGAACGTCTGGTAGAACTTCTCAAACAGGATCAGTACAGGCCCTTGAGTGTTGTTCAGCAGATCGTTTCGATTTTCACCGGCGTTAAAGGTCTGCTGGATGATATTAAACCGGGTGATGTCCAGAAGTTCGAGTCCGGTTTTCTTAATTACATGGAAGAGAAACACAATGATGTCATGGAAGGCATTGCCGCTGCGAAAAAGCTGGACGATGATTCTGAGGCGAAAATCATTGCTGCTCTTAAAGAATATAAGGAATTGTTCTAACCCATGCCCAGTCTTCGTGATGTAAAACAACGGATTCGTAGCGTAAAAAATACGCAGCAAATGACCAAGGCCATGAAACTGGTCTCGGCTTCCAAACTGCGCCGCGCACAGGAGGCGATCCTGAGTGCTCGACCCTATGCAGTCAAGTTGATGGAAGTCATGAACCATTTGGCGGCCAGGTGTAATAATGACCTGCATCCGCTACTTGATGACCGGGAAGGGAAAAAAATCCTTTTACTGGTCATCACTTCCGATCGTGGTCTGTGTGGTGCCTTCAATTCAAATATTCTGAAGATGGCGTCACAGGTTCTGGAGAAAAATCCAAACCGCGAATTCTCGCTGCTTTGTGCAGGTAAAAAAGGTTACGAGTATTTCAATCGAAGGGAAATGAACATTGCCGACAAGTTCCTCAATTGGACTAAGGAGTTTGATTATCTGAAGGCCCAGGAAATCGGGAACCAGCTGGCCCAGATGTTTATCGAACGCAAGGCCGATAAAATTTACATGGTCTACAATGAATTCAAGTCGGTGTTGAATCAGGAAGTGATCCTCGAGCAATTGTTGCCGATTGTTCCGGAGCCTGTGGAAGAGGGTGAAGAAAAACTTTCAGTGGACTATATCTATGAGCCGGACGAAGAATCTATCCTGGAACATTTATTGGTTCGTTATATGACAACCCAGGTTTACCGGGCGTTTCTGGAATCCAGTGCCAGCGAGCACGGTGCCCGGATGACGGCAATGGATAATGCATCCCGCAATGCAAAAGAAATGATTGGCGAACTGATGTTGTTTTACAACCGCACACGTCAGGCGTACATCACTAAAGAATTGATCGAAGTGGTCAACGGGGCCGAATCGCTCAAAGGCTAAACAGGACAAAGGAGATAAGAATGAACAAGGGGATTGTGACGCAAATCATCGGTCCGGTAGTGGATATGAGTTTTAAAGAAGGGCAACTGCCTTCTCTTTACAACGCCATCAATATTGAAAAACCAACAGACGATGGCAAGACGGACAAGATCGTTCTCGAAGTTGCGCAGCACCTTGGCGACAACGCTGTCCGCACTATCTCCATGCACCCGACAGACGGGCTCGTTCGTGGAATGGACGCCGTCGATACGGGTGCCCCGATCTCTGTTCCGGTGGGTGATTCTGTGCTGGGCCGAATCCTGAACGTAACAGGTGACCCGGTGGATCAGAAACCGGCTCCTGAATCGAATGAAAAATGGAGTATCCATCGCGATGCGCCTTCCCTGGAGAACCAGGACACCAGTATGGAAATGCTGGAGACCGGTATTAAAGTTATCGACCTGCTTGAGCCCTACCTGAAAGGTGGCAAGACAGGCCTCTTCGGGGGTGCGGGTGTTGGCAAGACTGTTCTCATCATGGAACTCATCCGTAACATCGGTGCGGAGCATAGCGGTTACTCAGTATTTGCAGGGGTTGGGGAACGTACTCGTGAAGGTAATGACCTCTATCACGAGATGATTGACTCTAACGTTATCGATAAAACGGCTTTGATTTACGGGCAGATGACGGAACCTCCCGGAGCGCGTATGCGGGTTGCTCTGACCGGGCTCACCATGGCCGAATATTTCCGCGATGTAGGCGGACAAGACGTTCTACTGTTCATCGACAACATCTTCCGTTTTTCTCAGGCCGGTTCCGAAGTATCCGCGTTGCTGGGTCGTATCCCTTCTGCCGTGGGTTACCAGCCGACGCTGGCAACTGAAATGGGTAACCTGCAGGAGCGCATCACCTCTACGAAAAAAGGTTCAATTACTTCGGTTCAGGCGATCTACGTTCCAGCGGATGACTTGACTGATCCCGCGCCGGCGACCACCTTCTCACATCTCGATGCCACGACCGTTCTCAACCGTCGTATTTCTGAATTGGGTATTTACCCTGCGGTGGATCCACTTGACTCTACGTCACGGATTCTGGATCCACAGATCGTTGGGGAAGAGCATTATCAGGTGGCCCGTGCCGTTCAGCAAACCCTGCAGCGTTATAAAGATTTACAGGACATCATTGCCATTCTCGGTATGGATGAGTTGTCTGAAGATGACCGGCTCATCGTTGATCGAGCCCGTAAAATTCAGAAATATCTCTCACAGCCGTTCTTTGTGGCTGAAGTATTCACGGGCTCTCCAGGCAAATACGTTAAGGTTGCAGACACCATTGCAGGCTTCAAGGAAATCATTGACGGCAAGATGGACCACATCCCTGAGCAGGCATTTTATATGGTTGGGGCACTGGATGAAGTCTACGAGAAAGCTGAAAAACTTAAAGCGGAAGCGGCATAAGAATCATGGCAGATAAACTACAACTCAGCATCGTTACACCTGAACGGCATATGGTGACTGATGAAGTCGACCAGGTGAATGTGCCAGGCACCGAAGGCGACATGGGGATTCTGTTCGATCATTCGCCCCTGTTTTCCACCCTCCGACCCGGACAACTGTCGTATGAGAAAGACGGTGAAGAGGTCGCGCTTGTTGTCAGTGATGGCTATGTTGAAGTCACCTCCAACCGGGTGACGATTCTTGCAGAAACGGCTGAGTATGTCAGTGGTATTGACCGTGAACGGGCTGAAGAAGCTCGCAAGAAAGCGGAAGCGTTGATCGCCAAAGGTGGTCTTGAGGAAGATGAACTCCGCGAAGCGCAAAAGAAACTGTTCCGCGCCCTGGCCCGACTGGAACACTCCCAAAGCAACTGACTTTTCCCCACCACCCACCTTTTAAAGTACTTCCCTGAAAGAGAAACCAGTTTTTGGTTTTGCCTGAAATTGGGTTGGAAATCGCGTAAACCTTCCTGGTAATCTTGTAGTTATTTACAATTTAGGGGGAAAGGATGCAGATTCCCAATG contains:
- a CDS encoding F0F1 ATP synthase subunit A; this translates as MSGENPLHHFELHPLVELHLGGLDISINKAIIAMWIGLALVYLFFMLVVSKGVKLVPGKLQSVGEVALEFIRGMTDEFIGEEGKKYFHFIAALFFFIFACNFIGLVPGSYTITSQLVVTGAFSVLIFIMTLLIGFAKHGLHFLGILVPPGVPKIMIPFMVIVETISLLARPISLSVRLFANMTAGHTVLGVLFALTMSAPIWIGWLPFGFTVIINVLEMAIALIQAYIFATLTCVYIGDVIKLH
- the atpE gene encoding ATP synthase F0 subunit C, coding for MEASAAAYLGMGLCAAGFFGAALGIAYIFAKTIETVGRQPNAEARVAKYCWIGFALVEAVALYALVLAFILMGKA
- the atpF gene encoding F0F1 ATP synthase subunit B, translating into MPQFEQTAVFTPLLFWSLISFAIFLFLLWKFAFPPILKALEERTSKIRTDIQSAENLKVEAEKLKLDFEAQLKTAQEKAATIVSLAQEEARKISEKTISDTQAKCRQIQKDAEHEILTSRNQLMSEIRDYISVLTVASTEKVLRRTLSDDDKKRLIDESIEEVLSNLEQNA
- the atpH gene encoding ATP synthase F1 subunit delta; this encodes MIENQIGKRFAEALSDSISESSQLNAALESLTNIGEAFSLDPNLYRFFIHPSFPDEKKEAMVGEMCDRTKAPDQVRKLMALLVQRQKMPFVKHIATYFQGFVDQRLGQVRVKVISASPLGQAELDKLKTSLDRQLGKTAILETSVDEGLIGGIRLLVGSRVVDATIKNRLEQLKRVIRNEEALSELAS
- a CDS encoding F0F1 ATP synthase subunit alpha, which gives rise to MSLRADEISSLIQKQIEGFDEGIELKETGRVISVGDGIARIYGLEDAMAGELVLFPNDLYGMVLNLEEDNIGAVLMGFDSHVKEGDEVKRTGRIMEVPVGMELVGRVVNGIGQPIDGKGPLNTTQTGPIERIAPGVIDRKSVHEPMQTGIKAIDGMIPIGRGQRELIIGDRQTGKTAVALDTIINQKGQNVYCIYVAIGQKRSTVARVVKTLEEHDAMKYTVVVAATASDPAPMQFVAPYCGCAIGEYFRDNGMHALIVYDDLSKQAAAYRQLSLLLRRPPGREAYPGDVFYVHSRLLERSAKLSDDLGAGSMTALPIIETQAGDVSAYIPTNVISITDGQIYLESDLFFSGVRPAINVGLSVSRVGGSAQIKGMKQVAGQLRLDLAQYREMAAFAQFGSDLDPATQAQLSRGERLVELLKQDQYRPLSVVQQIVSIFTGVKGLLDDIKPGDVQKFESGFLNYMEEKHNDVMEGIAAAKKLDDDSEAKIIAALKEYKELF
- the atpG gene encoding ATP synthase F1 subunit gamma — encoded protein: MPSLRDVKQRIRSVKNTQQMTKAMKLVSASKLRRAQEAILSARPYAVKLMEVMNHLAARCNNDLHPLLDDREGKKILLLVITSDRGLCGAFNSNILKMASQVLEKNPNREFSLLCAGKKGYEYFNRREMNIADKFLNWTKEFDYLKAQEIGNQLAQMFIERKADKIYMVYNEFKSVLNQEVILEQLLPIVPEPVEEGEEKLSVDYIYEPDEESILEHLLVRYMTTQVYRAFLESSASEHGARMTAMDNASRNAKEMIGELMLFYNRTRQAYITKELIEVVNGAESLKG
- the atpD gene encoding F0F1 ATP synthase subunit beta — protein: MNKGIVTQIIGPVVDMSFKEGQLPSLYNAINIEKPTDDGKTDKIVLEVAQHLGDNAVRTISMHPTDGLVRGMDAVDTGAPISVPVGDSVLGRILNVTGDPVDQKPAPESNEKWSIHRDAPSLENQDTSMEMLETGIKVIDLLEPYLKGGKTGLFGGAGVGKTVLIMELIRNIGAEHSGYSVFAGVGERTREGNDLYHEMIDSNVIDKTALIYGQMTEPPGARMRVALTGLTMAEYFRDVGGQDVLLFIDNIFRFSQAGSEVSALLGRIPSAVGYQPTLATEMGNLQERITSTKKGSITSVQAIYVPADDLTDPAPATTFSHLDATTVLNRRISELGIYPAVDPLDSTSRILDPQIVGEEHYQVARAVQQTLQRYKDLQDIIAILGMDELSEDDRLIVDRARKIQKYLSQPFFVAEVFTGSPGKYVKVADTIAGFKEIIDGKMDHIPEQAFYMVGALDEVYEKAEKLKAEAA
- a CDS encoding F0F1 ATP synthase subunit epsilon, with translation MMADKLQLSIVTPERHMVTDEVDQVNVPGTEGDMGILFDHSPLFSTLRPGQLSYEKDGEEVALVVSDGYVEVTSNRVTILAETAEYVSGIDRERAEEARKKAEALIAKGGLEEDELREAQKKLFRALARLEHSQSN